The Streptomyces sp. HSG2 genome has a segment encoding these proteins:
- a CDS encoding ABC transporter ATP-binding protein: MIDTQADPGIPDRRSGPRYLGWLVREQLGRSLVGALISSVWTALLAVAPYLMSRAIDDGLVTGDLGALSLWVGALLAAGLAGAGLGVMRHRIMTRVRMDANFRTVKVVVGHAVRLGAALRRRVSAGEVVTIGVGDVATIGASLTVVGPGTGAVVAYLVVAALLIPLSGQLAALVLLGLPLIGLVVGPLLGRLLGSETEYRERQSKLTARIGDIAAGLRVLNGLGGKGIVADAFRRDSGRLREQGYRVGSTTSWVQALGVGAPALFVAVVSWLAARQAAGGAITVGELVAVYGYVAVLVGPVSFLIETGYMLSRGLVAARRVVAFLGIEPEPDRGRLDAPTGPAELHDPTSGVRIPPGRFTALAGSRSADAVAVVDRLGRYAPSEATWGGVRLDEVPLARVRERVLVADADADIFAGTFHEVLDSAFAGIGRQDAPPWDAGVRPVAGKHEGAENPVDVPAGAQDAVKPGTPPASHRTRAVHAAAADDIVRGLPDGPDSAVDAGGGNLSGGQRQRLRLARALAADPEVLLAVEPTSALDAHTEATVARRLREIRTGRTTVVTTTSPLVLDRADSVHYLVDGRVAATGTHRELLTTEPGYRALIEREGTDRTEEGVS, encoded by the coding sequence GTGATCGACACACAGGCGGATCCTGGCATCCCCGATCGGCGGAGCGGGCCGCGCTACCTGGGGTGGTTGGTACGCGAGCAACTCGGGCGCTCGCTGGTGGGGGCGCTGATCTCCAGTGTGTGGACGGCGCTGCTGGCGGTGGCGCCCTACCTGATGTCCCGCGCGATCGACGACGGTCTCGTCACCGGTGACCTCGGGGCGCTCTCCCTCTGGGTGGGGGCGTTGCTGGCCGCCGGCCTGGCCGGCGCCGGGCTGGGTGTGATGCGGCACCGCATCATGACCCGGGTCCGCATGGACGCCAACTTCCGCACGGTGAAGGTGGTCGTCGGGCACGCCGTCCGCCTCGGCGCCGCACTGCGGCGGCGGGTGAGCGCCGGGGAGGTCGTCACCATCGGCGTGGGCGACGTGGCCACGATCGGCGCCTCGCTGACGGTGGTGGGCCCGGGCACCGGTGCCGTCGTCGCGTATCTGGTCGTGGCGGCCCTGCTCATTCCCCTCTCGGGACAGCTGGCCGCGCTGGTGCTGCTCGGACTTCCCCTGATCGGCCTGGTCGTTGGCCCCCTGCTGGGCAGACTGCTCGGTTCGGAGACGGAGTACCGAGAGCGGCAGAGCAAGCTGACCGCCCGGATCGGGGACATCGCGGCCGGATTGCGGGTACTCAACGGCCTGGGAGGCAAGGGCATCGTGGCCGACGCCTTCCGCCGGGACTCGGGCCGCCTCCGGGAGCAGGGCTACCGGGTCGGTTCGACGACCAGCTGGGTGCAGGCGCTCGGTGTCGGGGCACCGGCGCTGTTCGTGGCGGTCGTCAGCTGGCTGGCCGCCCGTCAGGCGGCCGGCGGGGCCATCACCGTGGGGGAACTTGTCGCCGTGTACGGGTACGTGGCCGTCCTGGTGGGTCCGGTGTCCTTCCTGATCGAGACCGGGTACATGCTCAGTCGGGGGCTGGTCGCGGCACGTCGGGTCGTCGCCTTCCTCGGAATCGAACCCGAACCCGACCGAGGACGGCTGGACGCCCCGACCGGGCCGGCCGAGCTGCACGACCCCACCTCCGGCGTGCGGATACCTCCGGGCCGGTTCACGGCGCTCGCCGGATCACGTTCCGCGGACGCCGTCGCCGTGGTGGACCGGCTGGGACGCTACGCCCCTTCGGAGGCGACCTGGGGCGGGGTCCGCCTGGACGAGGTTCCGCTCGCGCGTGTCCGGGAGCGTGTGCTGGTCGCCGACGCCGACGCCGACATCTTCGCCGGCACCTTCCACGAGGTCCTCGACAGCGCCTTCGCCGGCATCGGCCGCCAGGACGCGCCCCCCTGGGACGCGGGCGTTCGCCCGGTCGCGGGGAAGCACGAGGGCGCGGAGAACCCGGTGGACGTGCCGGCCGGGGCCCAGGACGCCGTCAAACCCGGGACGCCACCGGCTTCCCATCGGACACGGGCCGTCCACGCAGCGGCGGCCGACGACATCGTGCGCGGTCTCCCGGACGGGCCGGACTCCGCCGTGGACGCGGGGGGAGGAAACCTCTCGGGCGGTCAACGACAGCGGCTGCGCCTGGCGCGAGCCCTGGCGGCGGACCCGGAGGTCCTGCTGGCGGTCGAGCCCACGTCGGCACTCGACGCCCACACCGAGGCCACGGTGGCCAGGCGGCTGCGGGAGATCCGCACGGGGCGGACGACCGTGGTCACCACCACCTCTCCGCTGGTACTCGATCGAGCGGATTCGGTGCACTACCTGGTCGACGGCAGGGTCGCGGCCACTGGCACCCACCGGGAGCTGCTGACGACCGAGCCCGGATATCGCGCGCTGATCGAACGGGAAGGGACCGACAGGACCGAGGAGGGCGTGTCTTGA
- a CDS encoding ABC transporter ATP-binding protein, translating to MTTDRLPVAGPSQVRRAAAGLVRAERGPFAGLLTWSALAAAAGLAGPWLLGRIVDEVRAGGGVDTVDRLASAILVCTVAQTLLVRRARWVAHRFGERTLARVRERFVDRALALPASVVERCGTGDLTARGTGDVAAVAVTLRDAGPDLLVNGVQLLFLVGAVLLVDPMLGLVGLLVLAPVWVALRWYLRRARDGYLAEGAAGSDVAEALASTVAGARTVEAFGLRERRVAVSRGALETARRARLHTLYLRTVFFLAIGVCEVMPVGGVLVVGGLLQGRGGPSLGAVVAAALYFQQLRTPLGEILVRVEEIQSGSAAFARVEGLAGTPRAETDRPDAVPTHDRFDVTGARYAYERGGEVLRGVDLTVRPGERLAVVGPSGAGKTTLSRLLAGVDAPTAGSVTVGGVPVADLSPERLRRQVVLVTQEHHVFLGTVRDNLLIADPSATDERLWAALAAVGADSWVRSLPGGLDAEPSRGAEGPDGSMAQQLALARVVLADPHTVVLDEATALLDPATARNTERALAAVLKGRTVIAVAHRLHTAHEADRVAVMTEGRLAELGSHEELVAADGAYAALWRSWHGEPPVTAGHHRSV from the coding sequence TTGACGACGGATCGACTGCCGGTGGCGGGGCCGAGCCAGGTGCGGCGAGCCGCCGCCGGGCTGGTGCGGGCGGAGCGGGGCCCTTTCGCCGGGCTGCTGACGTGGAGCGCGCTCGCCGCGGCGGCGGGTCTGGCGGGGCCCTGGCTGCTGGGCCGAATCGTGGACGAGGTGCGCGCCGGGGGTGGCGTCGACACCGTCGACCGTTTGGCGTCGGCGATCCTGGTGTGCACGGTGGCACAGACGCTGCTCGTCCGTCGCGCGCGGTGGGTGGCGCACCGCTTCGGCGAGCGGACGCTGGCCCGGGTGCGGGAGCGCTTCGTCGACCGGGCCCTCGCGCTGCCCGCCTCGGTGGTGGAGCGCTGCGGTACGGGGGATCTGACGGCACGGGGCACGGGGGACGTCGCCGCCGTCGCCGTCACGCTGCGCGACGCGGGGCCGGACCTGCTGGTCAACGGGGTGCAGTTGCTGTTCCTCGTGGGTGCCGTGCTGCTTGTGGACCCGATGCTCGGCCTCGTCGGCCTGCTGGTGTTGGCGCCGGTGTGGGTGGCGTTGCGTTGGTACCTGCGCCGGGCACGGGACGGCTACCTCGCCGAGGGCGCGGCGGGATCGGACGTGGCGGAGGCATTGGCGTCGACGGTGGCGGGCGCGCGGACGGTGGAGGCGTTCGGTCTGCGGGAGCGGCGGGTCGCGGTGAGTCGCGGGGCGTTGGAGACCGCCCGCCGCGCCCGCCTCCACACCCTGTATCTGCGTACGGTGTTCTTTCTGGCCATCGGGGTCTGCGAGGTGATGCCGGTCGGGGGCGTGCTGGTGGTCGGCGGGTTGCTCCAAGGGCGCGGCGGGCCGTCCCTGGGCGCGGTGGTGGCGGCGGCGCTGTACTTCCAGCAGTTGAGGACCCCGCTGGGGGAGATCCTGGTTCGGGTCGAGGAGATCCAGTCCGGTTCGGCCGCGTTCGCCAGGGTGGAGGGACTGGCGGGGACGCCACGCGCGGAGACGGACCGCCCCGACGCCGTCCCCACGCACGACCGGTTCGACGTGACCGGCGCGCGCTACGCCTACGAGCGGGGCGGCGAGGTGCTCCGGGGGGTCGATCTCACGGTGCGGCCTGGCGAGCGCCTGGCGGTGGTGGGGCCGTCCGGTGCCGGCAAGACCACGCTGAGCAGACTGCTCGCGGGGGTGGACGCCCCCACCGCGGGCTCGGTGACGGTGGGCGGTGTGCCCGTGGCGGATCTGTCGCCGGAGCGGCTGCGGCGCCAGGTCGTGCTCGTCACCCAGGAGCACCACGTATTCCTCGGGACGGTTCGGGACAATCTGCTGATCGCCGATCCTTCGGCGACCGACGAGCGGCTCTGGGCGGCCTTGGCCGCGGTGGGCGCCGACTCCTGGGTGCGGTCGCTGCCCGGCGGTCTCGACGCCGAGCCGAGCCGGGGGGCCGAGGGACCGGACGGCTCCATGGCCCAGCAACTGGCCTTGGCCCGGGTGGTGCTGGCGGATCCGCACACGGTCGTCCTCGACGAGGCGACCGCGCTGCTGGACCCGGCGACGGCCCGGAACACCGAGCGGGCCCTCGCGGCCGTGCTGAAGGGACGCACGGTGATAGCGGTCGCCCACCGGCTGCACACGGCGCACGAGGCGGACCGGGTGGCGGTCATGACGGAGGGGCGGCTGGCGGAGCTGGGTTCGCACGAGGAGCTGGTCGCGGCCGACGGGGCGTACGCCGCGCTGTGGCGTTCCTGGCACGGGGAGCCTCCTGTCACCGCAGGCCACCACAGGTCCGTATAG